Genomic segment of Prionailurus viverrinus isolate Anna chromosome B4, UM_Priviv_1.0, whole genome shotgun sequence:
AGAAAAAATCAGACTATCTTGTCCTTCTTTAAATAAATCTATTCATAGAATATAatactaaaaattatattatatttgttACAGTTTCTCTTACCTTCACCATTGTTGACACTGGATGAATCCTGGATAGATTTTTCAACATGGATTCAATGAGATCAGCCACACTTAATCCAATAGCCCAGTTAGTATATCCTTTTAGCTTGATGACTTCATAGGcactaaggaaagaaagaatcataaAGAGATCATTGAAATCAGACTTAATAATTACTGAAACTGGACTCTGGATTtggcttctgctctgtctcttatTAACTGTGCAATCTTCAGTAAACCTTTCTTATCTCAGtgtcctcttctataaaatgaagataacaatgGTATCTATTTTACAAGTTTGTTAAATGACTTAACATAcatgtaaaaatgtttaaagttataAACACTACCTAGAAGGCTCTTATATGAATGTTTCGATAAATTTAAACAGCTTATTATATGCATGAACATTTACAAAGTCACagtggtaaaaatattttttccaacaaGTTTTCATattcataaacataaatattcccaaagttattaaggaaatcaggaaacaatgaaaaaaggaCCTTCATATTCCAAGGACAAAATATACCTTGATTTTGAGGTTCCACTTACTGTCACCTAGAATACTATGACTAACTAAGGTAACAGCACAGTGAAGACAATACCTTGCTTGGCAATTTTCTGAGCTTAAAATTTACACCTTGAAACCCACAACGGCTCTGGTCATGGTGTAGCAGGAGTAACCAAGATTAGAATTTAGGAAACTGGCATTTAATGCAATCACTGGCTAGGAGACCTTGTGCAAGTTATATTACCAGGGTGAgtcccagttttctcatttgtaaaataaagggaTTACGTTAACTGAAATGCTaagttttaaataatcttttcacaggtttaaataatcttttcctcaaaaaaaaaaaatcattacatttaaACTAAGCAAAACAATTTCATGTTTCAGAAAGTCTTGTAGCAATTCTCTGCAAATAATAAcagccaacatttattaaatgctcacCAGTGTTATGTATGTGTTTGTGActcaatttttataataattctatTACCATATGACTTTACAGGGGACAAAACTGAGATTTAACTTCAAAGTTAAATGGCTTCTGCAAGACTGTAGTTAGTGCCAGTGTCGTGATTTGAATCCAAGCCCATAATCCTTTACTCTATTCCAGAATGAAACCTTATTTTATAAGCATGAAGGTCACAGAAGGGAAGAtggttagtttaaaaaaaaaaagagagagagagagagagagattaaagagGGAGACCTCTTTAGTTAAGTGTGGAAAGGTAAATACAGCACAGCTTTCATACTTTTAGCAATCAATCAGAAAGCATTCATTTTAGGCAATGACGAGACAGTGTCCAGGTTCTAGGTTAAGTCAACGTTATTTATCGATAAGAGACAATTGGGAAGCCTTTCTCCCTTCTCACTTGTTAATTCCGCATTTTGCTCCTGTTCCCTATAGAACAGAATTTCTccagaaaaatatttgctttccctAGGGGGACTTATATGGCAGCTTAATTTTATCTGAATAAAGATGAAACTAACCATTTTAAATCAACCCCTCCCTACTTACCTTTCAACCACCATCTTATGCACTTCCTTCCAATTTTCACTGTCATTGTCTGTTCCCATTTCCGGGTTCAGTTCCTGCAGAGAAACGCCTGCCACATTCACTCCACTCCAAACAGCCACTGGAGAAAAAGGATAAACATTTCATAGATTTCTGACActattttaaaacctattttcttctcttagctCAGATTTCACCTCAGAGGCAACTTAGTGAATTCCCCCTGAAACTGCTCCCAAGACAAATGGCCCAGTAAACTTTCCCCCAAAGGCAGACATGTGCTTTCAAACAGCCACACATTTGACATTTTAACTTTCAACCATTTTGGTGCAACACAGAATTATTGTGTCATTACTTACAGAGAATATGAAACTCCTTGCCTCCCTCTAGGTTTGTGAAATCACAATGGGTTTCAGTTCAGGACTACCCTAAACTTTAGATTTGAGAAATTGTTAACTTCctacttatttttcttacataataAACCTCTTTCTTCTGgagcaaagtttaaaaaaaatcctatgataAGGTCCAAATATACTCTAATTATCTCTTTTCATGTCCCAACTTTAGTCCATCCCTTGAACGAAACTCCATGTAACCACAGTGAATTTTTCTGGTCCTAACTGGATCAAATAGTTCCAGGAATGCCTCCAGAGGCACAGCAAAGGTCTATCAGTGACTGACTACATCTTTTGGAGGGCTTGATGCGTAAGAACACCCTTACCTGCGCCAGCCTTACCTTTACCCAGccaaaagtatatattatattaaagaggcagatatacaaaaatgaatgagGACGTGTTCTGTGCTGTCGACAAGCTCAGAATTTACTGGGAGAAGCAGGTAAAGGAAAGTAAAGCAATGGGATGAGCTATCACGGAAGTATGGAGAAAGGATAATAAAACTTAAGAGTCTGCTTTAATTTAAGGGTAAAGGGTGTCAGAAAGGGCTgcaaagggatgcctgggtggctgttggttgagcatccgactctggctcatctcatggttcgtgagttcgagccccacatctggctctctgctgtcagtgtagagcccacttcggatcgtctgtccccctctctctctgcccctcccctgctcaaaaataaacattaaaaaaagggggctacaaaaaataagcatttgaagAGGAGCTTGAGAAATAAGTATGGTTCCTCAGGGACCTTTGGAGGAGAGCACTGTAAACTCAGGAAATATGAGCAAAAGCATGGGTGAAGTCTAGTATGGCTAAAACTAGCTATGAAGGGCAAAGCTACCCATGCCCAAACAAGACTCCCTTTTAAGTCCACCACTTCTGTGAACTCAGGCTAATTCTTGGGAAAACTAAGGTACTCTCATGGCTTTTGATGAAACTATGAAATCTACATAATCAATGTCAGGGTTGTACACAATACAGGTCCAatgtggaaatagaaaaaaaaaaagcgtttcaGAAAAAATGACAGTGATGAGTGAATAGAAGACTGGATAGGAGTCAGAAGACATGATTCTACTTTTGGATATGCCACTAACTGCTGAAGGATCTTTAATAAGCCACTACTCCTGCTTTGCCTTATCTTCTTCATTATGATGCAAGCCTTAAACTGTAGGACACATACTATCACTTCTAGATGTGTGGTTCTAATAACCACACAGTATAATAACTAGCATTGATTGAATTTTCACTGTACACTAGAGAGTTTTTTATATAGGCTGTAAATTCAAGCAAATCCTTGGATATTAGGAACTCTCAAATGAAGTGGTACAAGGTGCCTGAATAATAATTAGCATGATTATataaaaaagcacaaatacaaTAGTCACAAGTCCAAATTCTTACACCAAAGCAAATGCTTAACTAAAATCACATTATACTCTCactaaattcaaaagaaaatttatacCTTAACCTTTTAGGGAGAAAATAGTTCCTTGCAAATAGGACAGATATGAATGTAGTAAAATAAAGACGATCATCAGTATTAAAGTATTGTGGACAATTACAGTTTTACACCATTAGCCTACACAATGTATTTTAGTTTAATAGGCTTAAAAGTTATAAGATAAAATCAGAATTGTTCATAAGTGTTTTTACATCAAATTGTTTGGAATAGAAATATcgattcatttaaaaatgttttaagtttatttttaaattttattttactattttttaaatttttaattaaaattttttttaaagtttatttactttgagagagacagagaaagtgagcaggggaggaggggcagagaggcagagagagagagagagagagagagagagggcaggctctgcactgtcagcacagagtctaacgtggggctcaaactcacggaccgtgagatcatgacctgagctgaaccaagagtcggacactcaaccaactgagccacccaggcacccctatttttaaattttagatatatgtgtgtatatacacacatatacatacgtatgtatgtacgtatgtatatatgtgtatatacacacatgtatatgccatatacatatatacatagatacgtgtgtgtatacacacacacacacacacacacatatatatatatatatatatatatatatatatatatatatatggtaggCACCACACCCAGAGACCCAGagtggagctcaatgcagggcttgaactcaggtctcatgaccctgagatcaagagttggatgctcttccgactgaaccagccctatttatttaatatttctgtatcCCATGGAACAGAATTATTAActtaaatgaaaggagaaatattaacttaaagaaatgtttttttaactgtTTCAAAAAAAGCATTATAAAAGAATTGGAGTGCAATATAACTTTAATGTCGGTCTTTTTATAATGATTAATTTATGtccaataattctttttaaattcctaaaaacatatttGAGATATTTACCAAATGATCTTTTCCTACTTAAATGACAGTTATTAATGACTtattaaaaatcagatttcattttttttcctcatttcttttttttcaagtagtctccatgcctactgtggagcttgaactcacgaccccagggtcaagatcaagagttggatgctctaccgacaaagtcaaccaggtgcccccaaatcaggTTTAATTTAAAGCAAGATTTATTTTACACTATAGAATAACACACTGGTTATGTAAAAGCTTTTGTTACCCATTTATTCCcccttcaataaaaataatggatATAACACCTCTGTCCACTGAAAGGACCTAGAAGCAGAGACATACCAGGATCATGAGCAAACCTAggagatcttggtttctaaacacCATTCCTCCTCGAAGGAAACACGGCACGTGCAGGGAACAGGGAGGTATAGCACCAATAAGTATAACACCAATGTGGTGTACTTTACTGTCCCAGACACaaagaagtgctcaaaaaatgcTGGGATATGTCAAAAAGACACAGGAGCCAGTTTGAAGAGCCTGTTACTTGCCTAATCTGGGACAATTTCTGCATTACGATGACAGCAAGAGAACATTtgtggaataaaataaagaaatatgagtTCACATCTATATAAGTAAATGAATACATAACTGGGGAAGATAAAGCTCTCTTTTACAGTAGAACATAATAAATAGAGAAGGAATGATTGAATATTGTGTCTGACAACTATAGtaacaatttatttaataaagaattatCAATGAATATTAAACTTAGCAGGCAAAAAACTGATAAGGAATGTATACATATTTACCTAGTCACTTTCAAAATATTCTCCCACAAATTACTTATTTGTAACATGAAGTAtgtgaaaataatagaaaaattaaactgaaaaacaaaaaattcagaaTGGCAAGAATAATACCATAAGTACACATAAGAATATTATGGATTTTTTCTTTACCACTTGAGTCGCCATGTTCTCCCAAAATCCATCCATGGCAGCTGCTGGGATGAATGCCAAGTTTTTCAGCCATAAGATAACGAAATCTAGCAGAATCCAGATTACACCCGCTTCCAATCACACGGTGTTTGGGCAGTCCACTTAGCTTCCAGGTAACATATGTAAGAATATCCactaaaaggtttaaaaaaatatgtgactAAATCAAAACTGATTTCAACTGCTACATCAATTATGGGGAGGAGCTTCCTCCTCCCCAACTTTTCCAGCCTTCAACTGAGATGCAGCCAGAAAGATGTGAACACTGACTTTACAGAGTTTGGGGATAATGGAGGTAAGAGAGATCCAGATCGTCCCATAAATTTCTTCCGATTGTAATGTTCCATGACAGTAATAAATGTCATCGTAACCCAAAAACCATCGGTTACTAAATTACTAAGACACACTACTACACATTTTCCTGGGCACAAAATACTAATCAGTAAGCAATTGTGATAATACAAGGATTTACATTTTGTAGTATTTAATGAAAGGACATCTAGGATAGAACTTCTATCCTGATGTGGCACAGCCCTGAGACTTCGTAGAGTAAAACTTGCTGGTCTAGACAGGATCACAGCACTTACAGGCTAAGCTGTCAAAAGGATAAAATGTGCACACAAGGAAGGCAAGAGGTTAATCTTGCAATCTCCACCTCCACACATATATAGACCTTGGTTATGATATTTTAAGGTCATTTTGGATGGGATATTATAAACTCTTCCTTGGCAACTTTGATTGGGTGGGAGTAACTCTCTGGAGAGTTAAGACTTTGAAGCTATACCTGGAAAGTTGTATAACCAGTTAATAATGTCTGCGTTAGGCACAGGATACAGCAACTTCCTGAGTGCCAGCTATCTGCTACTCCTGTTCCAAGCCTATCTGCCACTATGTACTTGCAACAAGTTTCATATATAAGAGTGAGCTATTTAGTAACCCCCATCCAGGATTGCCGACAATAATACTAATAGAATCTCTATCCTTGCTGATTCCCAAGTCTCAATATTCCCCAAGCCATAAGGATTCTCCTGGTTCTTATTCACAATCTTTCTCAACATGAAGTGTCAGAAACCAttggttttatcattttatcaatGTATCTACTATGCTCACCAATAAACAGTATGTTTGATGGCAAATTATAGACACAAGTGTGAAACAGAGAGTGGCTTCTGACTATTGAGATGAAATAATGCAATTCTTTCTAACCAGAAGTTTTAGTCCTCTCTAACcagaagttttaatgtttattttgcaaatgttGATTTAACGAAAAAAGCAAGTAACATTTGGCATTAGCATGTATTTGTCCATCAAGATAGtctatttctatctttaaaattagACTCACTAATGGCTTTTAAGCTACTCTCAAATTCAATGCCACTAGAACACACTTTTTGGCCAGCAGAAGGTCAAATATGCTAAAATGTTTCTTACAAATAGAAGCCACCTTTCAATGTTTCATTACAAATCCCAGGATAATCttcctagaaaatttaaaaagcttctaGACTCTGCAacaaactctgatgaaagaaacagATGCAACTGTTTTATACAGAACTCTTCTCACAGTTTTAAACATTTGGCCTCAGACTCTGCCATTTGTTTTGAAAACACTAGTCTTTTGTGGTCAATAACAGAAGACACAAGTATTACTTCAAGAATTGATTCTGCTAGTCAAATActagaacatatttttttaagccaaaaaacaaaataaaacaaaaccccaaaacatttaACTTAACAGGAATGAACCTGAAGACATCACTGTAATAAAATACCTGGATTGGAGACCACAATTATGATACAATCAGGACTGTACTTGACTATCTGAGGAATAATGAATTTGAAGACGTTAACATTCCTCTGCACCAGGTTGAGCCGGCTCTCCCCCTCCTGCTGGCGGACTCCTGCGGTTACCACCACAATCTTAGAATTGGCAGTCACAGAGTAATcttgaagaagaggaggaaaaagagaaggtacTTTAAATACAACtctgcattggggcgcctgggtggcgcagtcagttaggcgtccgacttcagccaggtcacgatctcgcggtccgtgagttcgagccccgcgtcgggctctgggctgatggctcagagcctggagcctgcttctgattctgtgtttccctctctctctgcccctcccccgttcatgctctgtctctctctgtcccaaaaataaataaacgttgaaaaaaaaaaaaaatttaaatacaactcTGCATCAAAATACATCATATATGAGATACTCTAGAAACTGAACATACAGAAGCTTCTAGAACTTATGTAAGAATTACGTATGCAAGAATTCAATATTATAAGGAtttgaagtccgatgctcaagaGAAATGACTTCTTCCTCTTTGAGCTACATAGAAGCAATCCAACTGGCTTGGAGAACGGACCGGGGAAATAAAGAAGGCCTTAAATTATGTTTCTGGCTAACAAATTCAAAATGCTGTTGACTTTAGAGAATATTAGATTGCTAGTAATTTGATAAAACAGGAACAGTGAGTCCAAAGTTCAACAGGCAGCCCTCCAACAAAAAAAGGGACTTAAGGACACTTCTAGGTTTGTAATGTTAATCCAATCTAtgaaggggaaggaaggcagagaaactAATTTGTTGTTGGCTGGAAACTAATTTCTAATACTCAATATTTTGAGGAAGCCTATTCACTTTTAGCAGctgtgtttctctggagaatatTTTCTTCCTCAAGGAAGTGTGCCACACTTCCCAAAATGTAGACATTTTGACCTGATTGCGATCATTAGATTCAATAGCTATGGTTGAGTCACATCATAAACTGTATTGCTATGTGACTTTTgatgattattaatatttttatcagtttcttcTTACAACAAGAAGGTAATAAGATCTATCTCTCATAGGCTGGTTGGGAAAATGAGGTAAAATGTGATATTCAAAAAATTCACAGTACCCAGACACTAGTAATTCAATGAAGAGCAGCTATGAGTAATAGAAATGATTTTGAGGCCCACATTTCTTCTTTAGATACTGCTATGGTGGCAATATCACTGCATACATGTGTTAACCCAGAACAGGGAcagaatatgaattttattttgcttcttcaaAGCACTCCAATTACTCTGTGCACATATTTTTGGGGGTCTAAAACATTCTTGTTCTCAGATACACATAAACAAGCATTATGATACAATTTCCTAAAATGTTATGCATCAGATGTGTGGAAATCATGTGGGAAGAATTCATAGAGGTAATACTTGCGTTTGTCCTTGAGGATGAATTGaactgagaaggaaagaaaaaccaccAACGCTAGATTCACCAGGATAGAAGAGTAATTTTATATTAGAGTAAGGGCATCTATTATTAGATCACTTTGGGCATGGAATGCAACTACCTTTATCTGCCACAATTTTAGGTGTCTGAAGAAATAAGCTCCCATGTTGCAGATCCATCATTTCTCCTTTGAGTTTATCTTCCAAAACATCCACAAGGGCAAGTTCATCAGCCAGAGACTAGAAACACAAGAACAGGTGTTATAACCCTAAGCCATTTGAGGGCACCTCAGCTGAAGCACAACAGGGACCTTTTAAATGGCTAAGTACCAAGTGTCTAAAAACCCTGAGAATTCTACCATGGAGTTAGGTGTGCTCTTTAAACTGCATGAAAAAGTCTTGAATTATGATTATTAAGatttaaaacattgatttttctaaattttacctTCTAGTACTCAACTAGGATTCAATTACCATGATACAAATCACTTTAAGAATATGTAGACAAAGATTTCTCATGAAACCAACAGTTAAACAGTAGTCTTAGAATATACAAGACTTCCCATTAATGAGGGTTGGTGAAGATTCACCCAGACCCAGAAGCAACCCTGGGCAGTGTCCATCACTAAAGTCACCTCCAGTTTGGAGggtttttcaaaggaaaaatttgGTTCAAACCATCAATAATTTGAGCATAGAGTAGAATTTGAAGCCCTGGTTGGAGCCTGAACTCCCCAGGTTGTCTTGAACTGACCTGTCATGatggggaaaggaagaggcaTCCTATGGATGGGAGGGTCCAGGAGGAGCAGATTCTCCTGTGATCAACCCAAACTTCCCCACTCTCTAAGCTCTCTTGTTTTCTATTCCAATTGTCATCCTCTGCtactcattcaaaataaaagtctaAGTCAACAAATATACTATCTAATCTTGATCCAGtgtcataattttatattccataAAACGTTTTATATGTAACATGTTTTATGTTTACATGTTCTCTATATCTTTACatgaagaatgggagaaaacaaagCCTTGGGTTATCCTTTTATCAATCACGTATGATATTTACTTTAGTAAGAACTTGATCTCTTCTTGGAAATGTAAGGAGGGGGGAGGTTGTTAGTCTAGATGTATCCAAACAACCTTTCAGCTTTCAAATTTGTGAAACCTTTGTAAAAAGTAGTTATCCCTCCCACCAAAATTAACTAGAGTCCTTGCCTTTACTGTCTTCAGGGCTGTTAGCAAAAGAATTAGCTTAATATGATATATCAAGACTGAAGCCCACTTAAAAATGCAGATACTGCTTCTAAGGATAGTGTCATCAGATATACAGGAGAGGGGTGTTGATAGTGAAAAGGGTAGGTAATTGGGTTCAGAAAGCACTTTGAAGGGAAAGGTAGAGTAGTCCAAGGTGGAACTCAGGGAGTCTGGAGGGCTGGCcagcagagggagaaagcagTAAGAAAACTTGACCTCCTTTAGTTTACCAGTCAAAGCAGGTCCTGCTCCCTGTAGAAGCCAACAAATGAGCACCGTGCAGTCTCTAGAATCCCAGTGGCTTGCTAGCCTCAAGAAGTGAGTTATAATAGGCTTGCTTGTGAGGGTTTCTGAGACTTGAACCTCCCAATGTGTTAATTCCAAGCAACAGATTGACTTGCAAATTTATGAAGTAACCATTTTGTGAATTGGGGATTACTGAGTAACTATATTCTCATTTCCACATCTATCAAATACTGGCATTGATTGGTagcaagttttatttaaaaataggttttgatactttttaaatggttttgttCCTCTGCAGCCTCTGACAAGATCCCACAAAccctcatttgtgttttttaaaccttaaatcaatacattataaattaataatagcCATAATATTCTGTCAAAGTACTAAGCACTCGgaatatcacttttattttagtAACACCACATGTGTGCTGCTAAAGTCAGCATGGCAAAACAATTTCGGGCTTAAGTGGAAAAGGATGTCACAGGATCTCAGATCCTGTCTTTTGTTTCAGCCAGTGGGTGTAGAGAACTGGCTGAGAAGCTCATCCTCAGCTggcaaggaaggaagagatgcaacacttgaaaaaaataatcgCAGCACTGAATTTAGCTGCATCTGCACGACTGAATATCCTCCGAGTGTGGGGGTAGGCAAAACAGAAGATATGTGACTAAGTACCAACACTTGTTGGACTGAAATAAATCTCCTTCTGTGTTCATACACAGGTTTCCCCCGCTATCATAAAGTAGAATGTTCTATCAACACTTTTGTAAGCAGAAACGGCATAAAacagaagcaattaccattaactTATATGGGAAAATTTTGAGAATTCTCAAATCCCAAAATAGCCTCTCTTAGGCTTTTATGATACCTCAGGACACATTTTGCTCAGATGCACAGAATTCAATTTAGGTACAGCATAGATACTCAGTTCAAAGCTGAGCAGCTTGAGGATGAGATGCTGAGTGGGTGTGGTTCCCAGAGAAGGAGCTTGGTGGGGCCACTCACTGCTTGGGGTGTGTGCTGCCTCTGTAACAAAATAAACTCTgactgctttttgcttttttacctttttgaggtaAAAGGGTTTCCCTCTTGGGATTTCGTTTGGTTAGCGAAAACAGCTACTAATGGAGGTCTTTCAGTAAAAGCAAAATGGCGGAACAGGAGCTTTCAAAAAGCAGGGAATAACCTGTAATATAAAGCCTATGAATTCACTTAAGCTGTTAACATATTTTAAACAGTTTGAAATAGCAAGGCTTAATTGCGAAAGCAGTAATCTTATTAAGGGAACAGGTCAGGTAGAAGGCAAGAACATCACTGATGAATCTGACCCTTTGTTTAACATACAACAAAAATACCTTTTAATCTAAAGTCCTGTGTGGACCAGAGGTGGCCATATTTACCTCTTCACCTTCTTAGCCAATAAATTACTTGCCATCAATGCCTTGGTATTTGATGGTTGCATTTTTACATTCAAGTGCTTAATCTGCATGAAATTTTGTGGAAGAAAAAGGTATAACTTTTTCCAAATAATGAACTAAATGGACAAGCACCATTTATTCAGTAATTCATGGAATGCTACTTATATTAGTAAATACTGCTTGGGCCTTTTTCTGGGCTTTCAGTCTATGTTATTCATCGGTCTGTTCTTATACAAGTACCAAATTTTAATGATGTCCTACTTTTAAGTCAAGTCCTGTTCTCTTAAAACTACTTCACAATAGGCCTGTAATTGCATTGCTCCTAGGAGACTTCTCAGGCCGTAGCTGTACCACCAGCACACGGCTAGCTGACTGTAAGTGAGGATAGATACTCCACGGCAGCTCAACACTGAGGCTAAGGGTTTATGATAACCTTGCATTGAATGAAAGTTCTGCAAGACCCTGACAACATGATGCAGTTAATATTCACAGCCTCCCCTTGGCAGCTAACATGGAGAGCCTGTGATTGGCAGTAGGGCAGGAGTTCTATTTGGCAATAGAAGCCATGGAAAAGGAAAAGCTATGACCGAAACTTGACAAAATGTAAGTGATTACTAGGAATagcagaaacatttatttttgtgtaaacataCTGATTACTAA
This window contains:
- the LDHB gene encoding L-lactate dehydrogenase B chain is translated as MASLKEKLIAPVAKEEAAVPNNKITVVGVGQVGMACAISILGKSLADELALVDVLEDKLKGEMMDLQHGSLFLQTPKIVADKDYSVTANSKIVVVTAGVRQQEGESRLNLVQRNVNVFKFIIPQIVKYSPDCIIIVVSNPVDILTYVTWKLSGLPKHRVIGSGCNLDSARFRYLMAEKLGIHPSSCHGWILGEHGDSSVAVWSGVNVAGVSLQELNPEMGTDNDSENWKEVHKMVVESAYEVIKLKGYTNWAIGLSVADLIESMLKNLSRIHPVSTMVKGMYGIENEVFLSLPCILNARGLTSVINQKLKDDEVAQLKKSADTLWDIQKDLKDL